GCCCTAAGTCACCCCTCACAGGACTTGTTTTTTTTCTGCTGAGCCAGACGCCGGAATGGATTTTAAGGAAGAGGTGAGGTGGGTTACATTGTATAGGGTAGATGGATGCGTTTGGAGATTTTAAACCACTTCAGGGTTGCCGAGGTTTTTTCGAACTAGCAGAAATGGTAACTGTAGGTGTGTGGGGGGGATTAGAAAGGTGCTTGGACGTGCAAATTTGGGAGACGTATTCTAGCTTTTGTGGTCTTTGGGACTAAACAGTAAATAATgagtgttttgctcttgtcttcCCATTGTTTAGTTTGGGGGAGGGAGTGGCGTATTTTAAGACTTTGGCAAGCCTGTGTTTTACATTGTGGGGCATGGGAACGTTAGATCCCCTTGTCGCCGTTCTGAAGCCCGTAGCTGTTCGCCATAGAGCAACAGGCCGCGGCTACTAAGATGGCGTCTTCTTCCTCGTTTCAGATTCTTCGCTGCAGCTGCCTTACCGCGGAGAACCACGACCCGCCGGGCGTCTTGCGGCCACACCCCTGGCGGGCCCAGGCAGGCTACGCCCACGCGACCCCTCCCGTTTCCCTGCCGGTCTGGCCAATGGAGGAGCTACGAATGGCACGACCTGCCCGAGCTTGGCAGTCTCCAGTTGTGCTGTGCATGGAAGCCTGGGAAGACTTTGTTGGAAGGGGAGGCGGGGAGAGGGTGCTGGAGGCTCTGGGGCGATGGCTTCCGCACCCCTTCCAACCATCCTCTTTGCCTGGATTCGGCGGACCACAGCTCAGCCAATTGGCTTGGAGATGTGGCGGGTTGCCACTTCCCTGTGGGTCTCTGCGGCACTCTTCTGCCTGGTGACTGACACCTTGGAAATGAAGTTTATGACGTCATCGTTGCGGCTGGCCAATAGAAAAAGCTCCCGCGGAGAGGTGTTCCTTCCCCTTCGACTCAGCTTCTTCACCCGCGTGAGCGAGCGCGCGCGCGcggagggggtgggggaaatCTCGAGCGGGGTGGCGCGCATGAGCGGCGAAGCTCCTCCTCCCCGCCTATATATAAAGGGCTGGCGCGGGGCTCGGCGGCGCCATTTCGCGCTGGAGTGGAGCAGCCTCTAGAACGATCTGGAGGATTCTGCCTACCGATACAGAGCCTTCGAGTCGTCCGGGGCCGCCATTACAATCCACCTCCATCCACTTGGAAATGGCCTTCGTCCCGGCCTATGACTGGTCCCAGCGGACAGTACAGACCCCATAGAAGCCCCTGAAGCTCCCCTTTTTCGGGCCCCGCCCAATCCTCGGAGTCTGTCCTCCCCTTCTACTCCGCCCTCAAGAGGATTTCAAAGATGGAGGCGGCGGCTCCCTAAACCACTTTTCGTGTTCATCCGCCTCCATCCGAGATCGAAACGGGACCTCGTCCGCCCCGTAGGCTCCCGACAAGAAGAGGGGATCCCTGCAGACCAACAGCGGGCTATATTGACGACGGTGTCTGAGATCGGGGACCGTCCTTTGAAGAGTCAACCCCTCAGTTGCCCGCCTCAGCGGAGGCCGCCGCCATTTTCTTGCTGTCCGCCGTCTGCAGAGCGCGCCAAGCTGCCTGGAGCTCTCCGAGAGGCCCCAAAGGGACTGCTTTCGTGCCGGTCAGGCAGGGGGTTTGTTGCCTGGAGGCCCAAGAGGAACGGCCTCCCCCGTACTTACCGGGTTATGCTGGACCGGGCGGTGAGGGGAACCGAGGCCACCCGGACTTTCCGCGGCTGAGGGCAGCGCCGGTTCCCTGCGGTGAAGATGCTGCAAAACGTGACTCCTCACAAGTACGTTTCCGCGATCCGCGTGTGGGAAGGGGATGTTGCGGGGCGGCGGCACTGGGGTGTGGGGCGCCGTGTTTGGGGGGAGCATGGAGCGGCCCCGGCGCGCTGCTGTTTGGCGGCGCTGCTGTTGACTCGCCCTCGCGGAGGGCACTGAGCGACGGTTTTGAAACGGTGGTGGCGGCCCGGCTACTGCGCATGGAGGGGAATACAGGTTGTCATTTCATACACTTGATGCCGCCGTGGCCCACTCTTAACCGAGTCAGGCAGAGCTTGTTTGGCGGTGGAGTGTAGTGAGGGTGGACAGCAGGTCTGGCGTTTGGTGGGTCTGGTGTCTAGCGGCGGTTTGTCATAGCTTTTTAGGGGGATTCACGGCCACCTCTAGCGCCCTGTAGGGTTGCCATGGCGATAGAGAGCTTAAGGGACTGGCAACGGGGATTCCCGGAGAAGGGTAAAGGGATCACTCTCCAAGTCTGCGGGTTCCTAACGCCCAGGATAtgtcattaaatctttttttttgggTGGGTGGGTTGTACGTGTTGTTTGTTGGTGGAGGGATTGTTTTTTCCTAACATTTAAGGGTTTCATTCGGAGCAGGAGAGTAGAGCTAAGGTTCCTAGTTCAGCTCTGCGTTGTAAACAATGAGATTGTCATATAATGTCTTAAATTTTAGGTGGTAGGAAATTCATCGGAGGAGCACGAGGGGGACTGTAGATGAACCACTCTTGGCGTTTGGTGTCTGTAGTTGGTGCTATAGTGGGGAACTGGTAGTGGAATCGTATTGTGTAGTGGGTGGGTGGAAGGGGGCTATCACTTGGTGACCTTGACTTGTTTTGTACAGCTTTTTGACTTTCTTGGAGCGAGGAGACTTTCATTTGGTGCGACTAATTTTGGGGACCTGGTACTTTCGGGCTGTAAAGTCTGACAAATGCTTTCTTGTCTGGATATTTTTTAAGTTGGTATGGTTTTTCCTTTGAGTCCATGTTCTGTTGTGACGTTAACTACCCAGACCTTGTGGAAGATGGTGCTCTCTCTTCTATCTAGGTGGATTATTCGGTGTCTTATCAGCATTTTATGGAATTTTCTATGTCCGTAatttgttctcttccttttttcaccaGCGCTCAACCACCATGGCAACCACCAAACCCCCCAGTGAGGAGGAAGCTTGGGGTTTGAGTTTCTTAGCTCCTCCCATCTTGCTTAAGCCCCATCCCCATAGGGCTGTAGTTCTGAGATACTGTGCTCTATCAAAAACAGTTTTGGAGTTTAAAATATGCTAAAGAAGTcattagacttcagaaggtggaATCTAGATAGTAtactaaaaatactaataaaGGCGGGGCCAGCAATAAAAGCTCCACAGATTGTTTGGATATTGTTTCTGCTTAAATCACTTGGCATAAGCGTAACCATCTCACTAGGGCCAACATCTGGATTTATCAGACCATTGTGCAAATGCACTTTTTCCTGATTTGCACGATATTGCCCTAATTTTGTTTCCCATCTTTACAGGCTCCCTGGGGAAGGGAATGCAGGGTTACTGGGGCTGGGCCCAGAAGCAGCAGCACCAGGGAAAAGGATTCGAAAACCCTCTCTCTTGTATGAGGGATTTGAGAGCCCCACAATGGCTTCGGTGCCTGCTTTGCAACTGACCCCTGCCAACCCACCACCCCCAGAGGTGTCCAATCCCAAAAAGCCAGGACGAGTTACCAACCAGCTGCAATACCTACACAAGGTAGTGATGAAGGCTCTGTGGAAACATCAGTTCGCATGGCCATTCCGGCAGCCTGTGGATGCTGTCAAACTGGGTCTACCGGTGAGTAGAAACATTGGAGCCTGGGAGGTATGGGATGAGCAAGAATGCGTGTGAATGGGGGTGGTCTGCCTAGTGTAGATGCTGCGGCCCCTAGGGAGTTCCCATATCTCCCCTGTAGGGCAGTTAGCCACCAGATTTCTGGATTCTTGGTCCTTTGTGATTGCTCCGACCGCTTGCTGTAACTATCTTGGCATCTTTCCTTgtgccctccctgtgtccttcCTTAACTTTTGTGCCctggctccattttacagattccCACCTCGGGTTGGGAGAGGACCACGGTGGCCAAAATTCTTagcttcttcctttccctcatgCAGCCCATGGATAGCCAGCCCCAGAGGTAATGTCACAGGATGGGAAAGTTTCCAGagtgggtgggaggtgggtggtTAGAGAAAGGCAGCAGGGGCCTCCCTGTGGGTGTCaagaatcttttttatttatttatttattttgtcccaCAGTTTAACTGGGGCCGCAGtttaagtaaatatttctttGATGCTtagggggggtgtgtgtgtgtgagagagagagtcgGGGATCAGTAGTGTctgtaagcatttatttttctacagTTCTGACctaacatttttctatttaggattatcacaaaattataaaacagccTATGGACATGGGTACTATTAAGAGGAGACTTGAAAACAATTATTATTGGGCTGCCTCAGAGTGTATGCAAGATTTTAATACCATGTTCACCAACTGTTACATTTACAACAAGGTGAGTTTTTCTGTGTGTTCATTTAGCAGGTGGGGAGAAACAATGACTTCTATTATTGCTAGATAGTTTGTCTACATAAAGCTTAAATCCTTTGCTAGTGAGGGTGCTACCCGGGTAGTCGGTCTTCAAAACCTGACTCTAGATGGTACTGTTGAACATAGTGATGTGACTTCAGAGCTCCAGTTAAAGGTTATTTAAGTAGAACACTTCgtatttgggggggggggggcggaggcGGGGGTGGCCCTGTTTCTTAGAAAGCACCAGAGACCTGAGTAGACCAgggatctcttttcttttcagctCTCAATCCTTTCTGAACTTTAAAGGACCGTgtagttttttctttcatattttgggAGACACAGTTAAGAGAAAGTGGAAATTAGTAGTGGCCTGGAGTAGGAAATTTCCTTTAAGATTTGATGACAAGGTGACTTGCTGGGGGTATGGTAATGGCCTAGAGTCTGAATGCCTGTGAGAAAGATGGTGTGTATCTATCTTCTGTTGGCATTTTTTAACTTACTTTATTGCTGTCTGTGTTCTTATAGCCCACTGATGATATTGTCCTAATGGCACAAACGCTGGAAAAGATCTTCCTACAGAAAGTTGCATCAATGCCACAAGAAGAGCAAGAACTGGTGGTGACCATCCCTAAGAACAGCCACAAGAAGGGGGCCAAGCTGGCAGGTAGGAAGAGTAGGAGTTTTGCAAATGGACACCTAAAGATGGGAAAGAGAATCAAACTAcacttgcttttttcctttttcctagcGCTCCAGGGCAGTGTTACCAGTGCCCATCAGGTGCCTGCTGTTTCTTCTGTGTCACACACAGCCCTGTATACTCCCCCACCTGAGATACCTACCACTGTCCTCAACATTCCCCACCCATCAGTCATTTCCTCTCCACTTCTCAAGTCCCTGCACTCTGCTGGACCCCCGCTCCTTGCTGTTACTGCAGCTCCTCCAGCCCAGCCCCTTGCCAAGGTATGATCTGTGGATTTCCTCTGGGCAGCAGGGAGGCAAGGGTCTTAAGTAAGGTGGACGTGGAATAATAGGTTCCCTATCTTGTTTGTTTCTGCAGAAAAAAGGCGTAAAGCGGAAAGCAGATACTACCACCCCTACACCTACAGCCATCCTGGCTCCTGGTTCTCCAGCTAGCCCTCCTGGGAGTCTTGAGCCTAAGGCAGCACGGCTTCCCCCTATGCGTAGAGAGAGTGGTCGCCCCATCAAGCCCCCACGCAAAGACTTGCCTGACTCTCAGCAACAACACCAGAGCTCTAAGAAAGGAAAGCTTTCAGAACAATTAAAACATTGCAATGGCATTTTGAAGGAGTTACTCTCTAAGAAGCATGCTGCCTATGCTTGGCCTTTCTATAAACCAGTGGATGCTTCTGCACTTGGCCTGCATGACTACCATGACATCATTAAGCACCCCATGGACCTCAGCACTGTCAAGGTACCCACTGCATGGGGCAGATGGGATGCTTAGGCAGTGATGGGAGCCTAGGTGCAAAACATTAAGTATCCTTATGTGGGCACGCAGCAGTCTTTGGTTCTTGGCAGTTTACTTTCATAAAATGATGTGGAACAGAAAGAAGGTCTGGTGTTTGAGAATTCATATTTCCTGGAGTTTGAAACAGTAAGGTGGGGTTTCTTTGTCTTGAGAACAATACTGTTTATAATTAAGTACTAATGTTGTGGCAGTGTTGGGTTAAGGAAGTTATGGGGTGGAAAGACAGTCATAGGCCACCTCTCCTCCTCTGTCACTtagaaatgatttctttttctagacATAAATATCTCTTCAACCCACCCAAATTCCTTTGACTTCAAACTTGAACCCCAGGGCACAGATCCTTAAGGTCATCCCCAGTGTGCTCTCAAGAGAGGGCTCTTCTTGTGGTGTCTGGGGTTGGCAGGGAAAGGTGAGTCTTCCTGCCTGTGCAGCTTCTGATGCTGCCTCCTTCTGCAGCGGAAGATGGAGAACCGTGATTACCGGGATGCACAGGAGTTTGCTGCTGATGTACGGCTTATGTTCTCCAACTGCTATAAGTACAATCCCCCAGATCACGATGTTGTGGCAATGGCACGAAAGCTACAGGTGAGTGGAAAGGTTggagttgaaaaaataaatggtatGGGGAGTTATTTTGTCATCTGTGCTGCATAGCCTCAACATGAGGGTCTCACTGTTCTGTACAGTTGTCAATTGGAGCTATATCACTTGGTGGCTGGGTATGCAGGGCACTCACTGTTCATCAGCATAGTTTTGAGTTTGTGCCTCTTTCTAGGATGTATTTGAGTTCCGTTATGCCAAGATGCCAGATGAACCACTGGAACCAGGGCCTTTACCAGTCTCTACTGCCATGCCCCCTGGTTTGGCCAAATCATCTTCAGAGTCCTCCAGTGAGGAAAGTAGCAGTGAGAGCTCctctgaggaagaggaggaggaggatgaggacgatgaggaggaagaagagagtgaAAGCTCAGACTCGGAGGAAGAAAGGGCTCATCGCTTAGCAGAACTACAGGAACAGGTATTTTGTCACTCTTAAAAGTTTTTACTGGGTAAGAGGTTCATGCCCTTTGTCCTAATTTTTTCTTGTCTCTTTATCTTTATTGACTTTTTCCACTTCTTGTTTTTTCTGTAGCTTCGGGCAGTACACGAACAACTGGCTGCTCTGTCCCAGGGTCCAATATCTAAgcccaagaggaaaagagagaaaaaagagaaaaagaagaaacggAAGGCAGAGAAGCATCGAGGCCGAGCTGGGGCCGATGAAGATGACAAGGGGCCTCGGGCaccccgcccacctcagcccaaGAAGTCCAAGAAAGCAAGTGGCAGTGGGGGTGGCAGTGCTGCTTTATGCCCTTCTGGCTTTGGACCTTCTGGAGGAAGTGGCACCAAGTGAGTTAGAGTAGGAAGCAGAGACTAGTTTggctatttctctttctccagggGATGCCATCTCTATTTGCAAAGATTTTTCTAAATGGCCAGTTAACAGATGCAATAGGCTTTGAGCattggtccccaacctttttggcaccagggaccagttccATGGAAGACAGATTTTTCCACTGAGGGGGTTTCGAGGGGATGgtttttgggatgaaactgttgcATCTCACATCATTGGGCCATTAGATTCCCATAAGGAGCATGCAGCATAGACACCTACCACATGCAGTTCACAGGTTCATACTCTTACAAGAATCTAATGCttctgctgatctgacaggaggcagtgATGCCCGCATACCTGCTGTTCACCTCTTATGTGGCCCagtaacaggccacagactgggtaCTGGGTTGGGACCCCTGGCTTTGGGAGCCATAGGGTCTTTCACAGCTACTCTGACAGTGAACTCTGAAAGCCATAaactacaaagaaagaaagatggctgtgttccagtaagtTTATTTGCAAAGACAAGTGGCAGATCACATTTGTTCTCTGGGCCATTGTAGTTTGCCTGTTGCTCTAAATCAATGAGTCTAGACTTTTCAGTGGCGTAgcagttttggttttttggtgtgtttttgttgtttgttttagactctaagctggagtgcagtggcgtcatctcggctcacagcaacctccacttcttaggttcaagcgattctgcctccagcctcctgaatagctgggattacaggcttatttctgtagttttagtagagatagggtttcgccacgttgggcaggctggtcttgaactgaccccaagtgatctgtccgccttggcctcccaaagggctgggattacagatgtgaggcactgtacctggcccatGGTGTAGTTTGGTAGTGTTTTAGGGGGCAGAAAGACCCATACCAGTATACCTAAATGGGTGTACCtcgttttattgtgcttcactttatGGAGATGTTTTAGAAATTACAGCCTCTTAAATTGAGGATTTGTGACAACCCTGTATGGAGCAAGTCAACAGTTTTTCCAACATGTTTTTGTGTCACATTTTTAGTAGTAGTTTTTCATTAAGGTATGTATGTacgttgtctttttttttttttttttttgagacagagtcttgctctgccacccaggctggagtgcagtggccggatctcagctcactgcaagctccgcctcccggctttacgccattctcctgcctcagcttcctgagtagctgggactacaggcgcccgcctcgtcgcccggctagttttttgtatttttaagtagagacggtgtttcaccatattagccaggatggtctcgatctcctgacctcgtgatccgcccgtctcggcctcccaaagtgctgggattacaggcttgagccaccacgcccggcctatgtaCATTGTCTTTTTAAAGACCTAATGCTATTGCCCACTTACAGTCAAGAACATAGTGCAGACAACCAAGTAATGTGACTCAGTTTATTTTGGTACTCACCTTATTGCAATGGTCTGGAACCAAACTCAGAATTTTCTATCTCCAAGAGGGTATGCCTGTATAAAGTTTTGAAAGCCCaaagtaaatgtaataaaatgcttGGCAGGCAAGAGTTCCATAAAATGCTGTCTCACTATACAGTGTCCCAGTACCCCACCTCTGACTTGGCCATTGAATGGAAAAGCAGAAGCTCCACTCTGGGCAGGAAATAGGATCACTGAATTACAACAGTGGGAACATACTAGGAGAGGTTAATGAAGCTTCTTTTGCTGACAACTTTTTTTGCCCGTAGGCTCCCCAAAAAGGCCACAAAGACAGCCCCACCTGCCCTGCCTACAGGTTATGattcagaggaggaagaagagagcagGCCCATGAGTTACGATGAGAAGCGGCAGCTGAGCCTGGACATCAACAAATTACCTGGGGAGAAGCTGGGCCGAGTTGTGCATATAATCCAAGCCAGGGAGCCCTCTTTACGTGATTCAAACCCAGAAGAGATCGAGATTGATTTTGAAACACTCAAGCCATCCACACTTAGAGAGCTTGAGCGCTATGTCCTTTCCTGCCTGCGTAAGAAACCTCGGAAGCCCTACAGTACGTATGAAATGAGGTTCATCTCGTGGTTCTGAGGACAGTTTAGGAAAGATGATGGGGTCTGTTTGCTTTCAGGTTAGCTCCCAGGATAATGGGATGTGTTGGTTGATTCCTCATGTTTAAGAAAGGAACTTGGGAATCTAGGGGCCCATAATAAGATGTTTGGGGCAATCTTAATGTATCCTGataaatttctttcattagccATTAAGAAGCCTGTGGGAAAGACAAAGGAGGAACTAGCCTTGGAGAAAAAGCGGGAATTAGAAAAGCGGTTACAAGATGTCAGCGGACAGCTCAATTCCACTAAAAAGCCACCCAAGAAAGGTGAGTACATATTTACAGGCCACTACAGATTGACTGCATCCTGCCTTCGTGACTGTCTTTTATTGACAGTTGAAGATTCAGACTTGAAAGTCTTTAACTTTCAAATTTGTTCTGCAGTGAGTGAGAAAACAGAGTCATCCTCTGCACAGCAAGTAGCAGTGTCACGCCTTAGCGCTTCCAGCTCCAGCTCGGATTCCAGCTCCTCCTCTTCATCGTCCTCCTCTTCAGACACCAGTGATTCAGACTCAGGCTAAGGGGTCAGGCCAGATGGGGCAGGAAGGCTCCGCAGGACCGGACCCCTAGACCACCCTGCCCCACCTGCCCCTTCCCCCTTTGCTGTGACACTTcttcatctcacacacacacccccgccCCCCTCTAGGAGAGCTGGCTCTGCAGTGGGGGAGGGATGCAGGGAGATTTACTGAAGGAGGGACATGGACAAAATAACATTGAATTCCTAGCCCCATTGGGGAGTGATCTCTTGGACACAGAGCCCCCATTCAAAATGGGGCAGGGCAAGGGTGGGAATGTGCAAAGCCCTGATATAGAGTTACCTGAGGCCATAGCTGCCCTATTCACTTCTAAGGGCCCTGTTTTGAAGTTGTttgttctaatttattttaagCTAGGTAAGGCTGGGGGGAAGGGTGGGGCCATGGTCCCCTCAGCCTCCacggggagggaagaagggggagCTCTTTTTTTacgttgacttttttttttctactctgttttccctttttccttccgcTCCATTTGGGGCCCTGGGGGTTTCAGTCATCTCCCCATTTGGTCCCCTGGACTGTCTTTGTTGATTCTAacttgtaaataaagaaaatattattcatgTTTTGAGTTACCTTAATACTTGCTTTTGTATTTCAAAAGGAACATCATAAGAATTGTCttgataattttgaagaaaatattcttgGCAGTGAGAAAAGGCAATAGCTACCCTATAATTGgattgtttcaatttttaaaccAGTAGGCTTTTGCTGTGTTTTTAATAAATCCATCCGACTTTTGTAAACTGAGTGCTTAGAAGTAATCTTTAGGTCTAGAATTTGCTCGTTTAAATGAGAAATAGTTCTGTGGCTCATTCATGCTTTAACCAAGAACTCAAAATTTTGAGGTAGGCTTTAGGTTTTTCCCTGTGGCACTGGATGTGTGAATTTTCTTCTGAGCAGATGTAAAATGTGAGAAAGGGGTGGGAGGTAGCCAAAGGTAAGTACTTCATGCATTGAGTTTATTGCCTTTTAAAAGGCAATTGGGACTACTTCATTGTTAAATTTTGCTGCCATGGTCACACATTGCAAATTTACAGATAGTTTATTAGTTTACTAGGGTATTACAGCAATTAAATGGCAAAACTCCTTTCTGCATACCACCTTGTCTTGCTAAGGGGACGGAAGGGTTGTATGTTAGGGGGTTGGGATGTGTGCATTCTGGAACTCGGGGCTTTAATACTGGAAAAGTGAGACATTTGGCTTAGTATAATATACCATAGTAGGAAACTATTATAGAGATGTGGAAAGTGGAATCAGGAGTGTAGTAAAGCAAATGGTTTATTCTGCTATAAATGGCACCAGAAACATGTAGGGTGGGTTTTGGAAGCAATAAATTTTACTAGTGATTATCAGCCCTCTTTAGAGATTCGGACTAAACTGGGGCTTGAGCAACAATTTTCAAACTCTCAGGAGATGGTAATAAAAAATTAGGTTTGTGAGCCACCTGCTGTTTGCCACAGTTGTAGAGGGGAACAGATCCTTGTTTGGGCTTTTTCACTCACTCGTGTGCACCAATGAAAGTTCTTGAGCTCTGGTCCCCTTTTGAGAAGAACAGATGTTGAGGATTCATAAGTAATAGAGACATGTTGGGCAACAGgtgatgagaaaaattaaatttctgaaaatcGGAGTAAATTTAAGCTAAGTGCATGTCTATGTCAAGGACTACATCTCATTTCAGAGGGAATTTAAGGATTGAATTGGATTAGTTTTGGgacaaaatacagaatattttgtCTGACTGCAGCCTCTTCTGctcatgtacttttttttgttttgagatggagtcttgcactgttgcccaggttggagtgcagtgacgctatctcagctcactgcaagctctgcccccggggttcacaccattctgcctgagcctcccgagtagctgggactacaggcgcccgccacctcgcccggctagttttttgtgttttttagtggagacggggtttcactgtgttagccaggatggtctcgatctcctgacctcatgatctgcctgtct
This is a stretch of genomic DNA from Rhinopithecus roxellana isolate Shanxi Qingling chromosome 4, ASM756505v1, whole genome shotgun sequence. It encodes these proteins:
- the BRD2 gene encoding bromodomain-containing protein 2 isoform X1, producing the protein MLQNVTPHKLPGEGNAGLLGLGPEAAAPGKRIRKPSLLYEGFESPTMASVPALQLTPANPPPPEVSNPKKPGRVTNQLQYLHKVVMKALWKHQFAWPFRQPVDAVKLGLPDYHKIIKQPMDMGTIKRRLENNYYWAASECMQDFNTMFTNCYIYNKPTDDIVLMAQTLEKIFLQKVASMPQEEQELVVTIPKNSHKKGAKLAALQGSVTSAHQVPAVSSVSHTALYTPPPEIPTTVLNIPHPSVISSPLLKSLHSAGPPLLAVTAAPPAQPLAKKKGVKRKADTTTPTPTAILAPGSPASPPGSLEPKAARLPPMRRESGRPIKPPRKDLPDSQQQHQSSKKGKLSEQLKHCNGILKELLSKKHAAYAWPFYKPVDASALGLHDYHDIIKHPMDLSTVKRKMENRDYRDAQEFAADVRLMFSNCYKYNPPDHDVVAMARKLQDVFEFRYAKMPDEPLEPGPLPVSTAMPPGLAKSSSESSSEESSSESSSEEEEEEDEDDEEEEESESSDSEEERAHRLAELQEQLRAVHEQLAALSQGPISKPKRKREKKEKKKKRKAEKHRGRAGADEDDKGPRAPRPPQPKKSKKASGSGGGSAALCPSGFGPSGGSGTKLPKKATKTAPPALPTGYDSEEEEESRPMSYDEKRQLSLDINKLPGEKLGRVVHIIQAREPSLRDSNPEEIEIDFETLKPSTLRELERYVLSCLRKKPRKPYTIKKPVGKTKEELALEKKRELEKRLQDVSGQLNSTKKPPKKVSEKTESSSAQQVAVSRLSASSSSSDSSSSSSSSSSSDTSDSDSG
- the BRD2 gene encoding bromodomain-containing protein 2 isoform X2, with protein sequence MDMGTIKRRLENNYYWAASECMQDFNTMFTNCYIYNKPTDDIVLMAQTLEKIFLQKVASMPQEEQELVVTIPKNSHKKGAKLAALQGSVTSAHQVPAVSSVSHTALYTPPPEIPTTVLNIPHPSVISSPLLKSLHSAGPPLLAVTAAPPAQPLAKKKGVKRKADTTTPTPTAILAPGSPASPPGSLEPKAARLPPMRRESGRPIKPPRKDLPDSQQQHQSSKKGKLSEQLKHCNGILKELLSKKHAAYAWPFYKPVDASALGLHDYHDIIKHPMDLSTVKRKMENRDYRDAQEFAADVRLMFSNCYKYNPPDHDVVAMARKLQDVFEFRYAKMPDEPLEPGPLPVSTAMPPGLAKSSSESSSEESSSESSSEEEEEEDEDDEEEEESESSDSEEERAHRLAELQEQLRAVHEQLAALSQGPISKPKRKREKKEKKKKRKAEKHRGRAGADEDDKGPRAPRPPQPKKSKKASGSGGGSAALCPSGFGPSGGSGTKLPKKATKTAPPALPTGYDSEEEEESRPMSYDEKRQLSLDINKLPGEKLGRVVHIIQAREPSLRDSNPEEIEIDFETLKPSTLRELERYVLSCLRKKPRKPYTIKKPVGKTKEELALEKKRELEKRLQDVSGQLNSTKKPPKKVSEKTESSSAQQVAVSRLSASSSSSDSSSSSSSSSSSDTSDSDSG